GCGGTCCGCGGCGCCTATCAGCAGCTGTTCGAGCAGCGCCGGACGGACAAGACGTACGAGGCGATCGCGCGCCACGACCCCGATCTCACGCTGCCCGCCGGCGTCCGCAGTCACATCGTCAAGACACCGGGCACCCTCCAGGCCTTCGAGGTGGACCGCGAACCCAACAGCGAGAGCCTGATCGAACGCCTCGACGTCCGGGGCGAATTCGCCCGCTACCGCCTGACACCGAGAACCGGGAAGACCCACCAGCTCCGCGTGCACATGAACTCCCTCGGGATCGCCCTGCACGGTGACCCGCTCTACCCGCGGATCGACGACGTTGCGCCGGACGACTATTCGTGCCCGCTCCGGCTGCTGTCGCGGTCCCTGTCGTTCACCGACCCGCTCTCCGGTCGCCGCCGCGAGTTCACCAGCACGCGCACCCTGGCCTGGCCGGACGAGGAGCCGGGCCGAACGCGACGCTAGGGCCCTCGTTCCCTTTCGCCCGGTGCGGAAACTGGGCAGGATGAGGTCATGAGCCGAGCCGACGCCCCCACCGTCCTGCGGGAAACCGAACGCAAGTACGACGCGACGTCGGAACAGAGTCTCCCCAGCCTGTCCGGGTTGCCGGGTGCCGCGGGCGATCCCCACGTCGACAGCGTG
This genomic interval from Rhodococcus triatomae contains the following:
- a CDS encoding pseudouridine synthase, with product MSRAPLPLRDGLGPSRVRLPDEGTWQTILEHLVDRFPADEQRLREKVAAGEVVDESGRPIGTDTAFRPRSAVFLHRDPPVETRIPFEIEILYRDDDIVVVDKPHFLATMPRGGFVAESVLVRLRREWDLPDASPAHRLDRLTAGVLLFTVRPAVRGAYQQLFEQRRTDKTYEAIARHDPDLTLPAGVRSHIVKTPGTLQAFEVDREPNSESLIERLDVRGEFARYRLTPRTGKTHQLRVHMNSLGIALHGDPLYPRIDDVAPDDYSCPLRLLSRSLSFTDPLSGRRREFTSTRTLAWPDEEPGRTRR